The following proteins are encoded in a genomic region of Triticum dicoccoides isolate Atlit2015 ecotype Zavitan chromosome 1B, WEW_v2.0, whole genome shotgun sequence:
- the LOC119300121 gene encoding uncharacterized protein LOC119300121, translating to MCDTVVITVAADNSLIGKSRANPWPGIRKVLQPATPPADGIGSVMFTYRFMEDQPTVFTDVQGSEDEPCAGGSACTSANTVDSAVSAPWTVQSARHGPTADDWVRATDREVLLYDRDGRGRVADVCQEAQLMAGNSVVYVNDEGPVERLLQWVAGICGGSGHACAEAQMMANNPYIYQNGLVHLLLR from the exons ATGTGCGACACCGTCGTGATCACGGTCGCCGCCGACAACTCTCTCATCGGCAAGAGCCGCGCCAACCCATGGCCTGGCATCCGCAAG GTGCTGCAACCAGCCACGCCACCGGCAGACGGGATTGGGAGTGTCATGTTCACGTACAGATTCATGGAGGATCAACCCACAGTGTTCACCGACGTGCAGGGAAGCGAGGATGAGCCGTGCGCCGGCGGCAGCGCATGCACCAGCGCCAACACGGTAGACAGTGCAGTCAGCGCGCCATGGACAGTGCAGTCAGCGCGCCATGGGCCGACCGCCGACGACTGGGTGCGCGCCACCGATCGAGAAGTCCTGCTGTACGATAGAGACGGCAGGGGCCGTGTCGCCGACGTGTGCCAAGAAGCCCAGCTTATGGCCGGTAACTCTGTTGTCTATGTCAACGACGAAGGCCCGGTCGAGCGGCTCCTTCAATGGGTTGCAGGTATATGCGGGGGCAGCGGCCATGCCTGCGCCGAAGCGCAAATGATGGCCAATAACCCTTATATCTACCAGAATGGCCTGGTCCATTTGCTCCTCCGGTAG